A single genomic interval of Candidatus Hinthialibacter antarcticus harbors:
- a CDS encoding alcohol dehydrogenase catalytic domain-containing protein yields the protein MIDSHAAIAHSDGTFSVEPVTVNKPGPGEALVELKASGVCHTDYDSMHTWKRDFILGHEGAGVVLETGDGVTEVEPGDRVILTWAISCGRCLQCNLGNIHICENYSPVTGPHLGGHAHVESTLWNGKPIDRSFNLGTMSNHTVVREEALVKIDVDIPFTSACIIGCGVMTGFGSVANAANVQTGSSVVVLGAGGVGLNVIQSARLAGAAAVIAVDVNRSRLAMANQFGATHCIQADREDKNLLQASEKVKALTAMRGADYAFECTAIPELGDAPLRMVRNAGMAVQVSGIEQTIAFDAELFEWDKIYINPLYGKCRPKVDFPKILKLYENKQYKIDELVTRTYSLNELGQAFEDMLQGRNAKGVISLEAS from the coding sequence ATGATTGACTCACACGCAGCCATTGCACATAGTGACGGTACATTCTCAGTCGAACCAGTTACCGTCAACAAACCGGGCCCCGGCGAAGCGCTTGTTGAACTCAAAGCCTCCGGCGTTTGTCATACCGATTACGATTCAATGCACACTTGGAAGCGGGATTTCATTCTCGGCCATGAAGGCGCAGGCGTCGTGCTTGAGACTGGAGACGGCGTTACCGAAGTTGAGCCGGGCGACCGCGTGATTTTAACCTGGGCGATATCGTGCGGGCGCTGCCTTCAATGCAACCTCGGCAACATTCATATTTGCGAGAATTATTCGCCCGTCACCGGGCCTCATCTCGGCGGCCACGCGCATGTCGAATCGACGCTGTGGAACGGCAAACCGATAGACCGCTCCTTCAACCTCGGGACGATGTCAAACCATACGGTGGTGCGCGAAGAAGCGCTGGTAAAGATTGACGTCGATATCCCATTCACTTCCGCTTGTATTATTGGATGCGGCGTGATGACAGGGTTCGGGTCGGTTGCGAACGCTGCCAATGTTCAAACGGGCAGTTCTGTCGTCGTCTTAGGAGCAGGCGGCGTCGGGTTGAACGTGATTCAATCAGCCCGCCTTGCCGGGGCCGCTGCGGTGATCGCCGTTGATGTGAACCGATCACGATTAGCCATGGCGAATCAGTTCGGCGCGACGCACTGCATTCAAGCCGACCGGGAAGATAAAAACCTACTCCAGGCAAGTGAGAAAGTAAAAGCGTTGACAGCCATGCGCGGCGCTGATTATGCCTTCGAGTGTACGGCGATCCCCGAATTGGGCGACGCGCCTTTGCGTATGGTTCGCAACGCAGGCATGGCCGTTCAAGTCAGTGGAATCGAGCAGACGATTGCCTTCGACGCAGAACTATTTGAATGGGACAAGATATACATCAATCCTCTCTATGGCAAATGCCGCCCCAAAGTTGATTTCCCAAAAATCCTCAAACTATACGAAAACAAACAATACAAAATCGACGAACTGGTTACGCGGACCTACTCGCTTAACGAGTTGGGGCAAGCGTTCGAAGACATGCTTCAAGGGCGCAACGCAAAAGGCGTCATTTCGCTGGAGGCGTCATGA